In one window of Myxococcus virescens DNA:
- a CDS encoding 2-hydroxychromene-2-carboxylate isomerase, producing MAHAPLRFLLDFISPYAYLAWTRLPALAARHGRTVEPVPVLLAGVLNATGNIGPAEVVPKRAYIFKQTFRIAHDFGVPFAPPPTHPFNPLLALRVTAAVEDVEARSRLVSALYASAWGGGKGAESPEAVGAAIQAAGLDAQALLAAAQTQEVKDRVRRNTEAAVAAGAFGVPTCLADSELFFGVDSLGHLEQFLRGEDPLTPADVERWRTLPASASRR from the coding sequence ATGGCCCACGCCCCTCTGCGGTTCCTGCTGGATTTCATCTCGCCGTATGCCTACCTGGCCTGGACGCGCCTGCCGGCGCTCGCCGCGCGCCATGGCCGCACCGTGGAGCCGGTGCCCGTGCTGCTCGCGGGGGTGCTCAACGCGACGGGAAACATCGGTCCCGCGGAGGTCGTGCCCAAGCGGGCCTACATCTTCAAGCAGACCTTCCGCATCGCCCATGACTTTGGCGTGCCCTTCGCGCCGCCGCCGACGCATCCCTTCAACCCGCTGCTCGCGCTGCGCGTGACGGCCGCCGTGGAGGACGTGGAGGCCCGGAGCCGGCTGGTGAGCGCCCTGTATGCCTCCGCCTGGGGCGGCGGGAAGGGGGCGGAGTCGCCCGAGGCCGTGGGCGCGGCGATTCAGGCCGCGGGGCTGGACGCCCAGGCGCTGCTCGCGGCGGCCCAGACGCAGGAGGTGAAGGACCGGGTCCGGCGGAACACCGAGGCGGCGGTGGCCGCCGGGGCCTTTGGCGTGCCCACCTGTCTGGCGGACAGCGAGCTGTTCTTCGGCGTGGACTCGCTGGGGCACCTGGAGCAGTTCCTGCGCGGCGAGGACCCGCTCACCCCGGCGGACGTCGAGCGCTGGCGCACGCTGCCAGCCAGCGCGTCCCGGCGCTGA